The Neisseria animaloris genome segment CTGCGGCACATGACTAACGTAGAAGCCGTTGATTCGGTTAAAATAAATGGTCAATCTCGTCTGATATTGATGAGTGATGAAGGGGATGCGAAAAAGAATCTTACTGCCAAATATATGATTGTCGATTACAACGATTTTTGATATATAAAGCATACCAGAGGCCGTCTGAAATCGGGAAGGTGGCAGTTAGGCCTCTATTCATAGCCGGATAACGGAAGGCCATAACGGGATTATTGCATTGTTTTGCCGCGATTTGCGGCAACGTGCCAGATAGTGGTTTTCAGTTGGCCGGCTGTTTTATTTTAGAAAGGAAGAGTATGTTTATGTCCCGTAAAAAGTTATCCTTGGGGTTATCTGCGACAGCGTTGGTATTCTGCGGTGTTTGTGTCAGCCCTGTTTCCGCTGCCCCGGCAGGCAGTGTAAAGGGGTCTGAATTTCATCATCTGAAAAGCATTTTCGAACCTTCCGCTGTACAACAACTGGCAGACGGCCGTTTGCTGGTAATAGAAGATGAGCCCGACAGAGCTTTCAGCCTGTTGAAAATAGCATCTAACGGTACATTAACAGAAGATGATGCCGCCGACACTGCTTTGATGAAAAGCATTAAAGGCAGATTGAGCGATTTGGAAGCACTGGCTGTTGATGCAGGCGGCTATATTTATGCTTCTACTTCTTACAGCAAAACGAAAAAAGGCGAACGCCAACCTGAGCGTGAGCGGTTGGTACGTTTCAAACTTGAGGGTAATTCTGTCAAAGATATGCGTGATGCCCCCAATATCAAAGAAGCTTTGAAAAACGCACAAAATGTGCATAAAACTGTTCAAGGAAAAATCGGCCGCAATGTTGATTTTGAAAACCTCGATATTGAGGCTATGGTTTATGATGATGCCGGTAAACGCCTGCTGCTGGGGCTGCGCGAGCCGCTTGCCAACGGTATCTCTATGATTATTCCTATTAATAATCCTGCGGCGATGTTTGAGAAAAAAGCCGCTCCCGTGTTCGGCGAAACGGTTTTTCTGGATATCAAAGGCAGCGGCATCCGTTCGCTGGACTATGATCCCGAAACCAAGGTTTACAGTATCACCAATGAAGTCCGCAATCCCGACGGCGGCAAAGATTACTCGCAGTTATGGTTTTGGAACGGCGATGCCAAATCACC includes the following:
- a CDS encoding DUF3616 domain-containing protein, with the translated sequence MSRKKLSLGLSATALVFCGVCVSPVSAAPAGSVKGSEFHHLKSIFEPSAVQQLADGRLLVIEDEPDRAFSLLKIASNGTLTEDDAADTALMKSIKGRLSDLEALAVDAGGYIYASTSYSKTKKGERQPERERLVRFKLEGNSVKDMRDAPNIKEALKNAQNVHKTVQGKIGRNVDFENLDIEAMVYDDAGKRLLLGLREPLANGISMIIPINNPAAMFEKKAAPVFGETVFLDIKGSGIRSLDYDPETKVYSITNEVRNPDGGKDYSQLWFWNGDAKSPARPVNLPEIKSLKNAEAVGFAKFNGKQHLVVMGDEGSKKKQRPARYFIIDAAKLK